One window from the genome of Rhodopseudomonas sp. P2A-2r encodes:
- a CDS encoding Bug family tripartite tricarboxylate transporter substrate binding protein, whose protein sequence is MSSAPFSRPSRRSLIVGAAATLGTLPLLSRKARADVWPARPVKMVVPFAAGGTTDVLARLVAAKLSEEMGQQFIVENKTGAGGNIAADYVAKSDPDGYTFIVGTPGTHAINKYVFKNMTYDPINDIAPVIVIARVPNLFSVTNTLPVKSVAEFIALAKSKPGEFFYATPGLGSTAHVATELFKSMTGVDIVHVPYKGSAPALTDLIAGRVHLTIDNLPASQPFAEAGSIRAIAVSTATRWPLLPEIPTIAEAGVPGYEAASWFTVAAPAKTPKEIIVKLNASIDKYIKTADGIARMRKLGAEPAGGSPEDMQAYVLSETEKWGKVAKFAGIKPE, encoded by the coding sequence ATGTCATCTGCTCCCTTCTCGCGGCCGTCCCGCCGCTCCCTGATTGTCGGCGCTGCCGCCACGCTCGGTACGTTGCCACTGCTCTCGCGCAAGGCGCGCGCCGACGTCTGGCCCGCACGGCCGGTCAAGATGGTCGTGCCGTTCGCCGCCGGCGGCACCACCGACGTGCTGGCACGGCTGGTGGCGGCAAAGCTGTCCGAAGAAATGGGCCAGCAGTTCATCGTCGAGAACAAGACCGGCGCCGGCGGCAACATCGCAGCCGACTACGTGGCCAAATCCGATCCCGACGGTTACACCTTCATCGTCGGCACGCCGGGCACCCACGCCATCAACAAGTACGTATTCAAGAACATGACGTACGACCCGATCAACGACATCGCGCCGGTGATCGTCATCGCACGGGTCCCGAATCTTTTCTCGGTGACTAATACGCTGCCGGTGAAATCGGTCGCTGAATTCATCGCGCTGGCCAAATCCAAGCCTGGCGAGTTCTTCTACGCCACGCCGGGGCTCGGCAGCACGGCCCACGTCGCCACCGAGCTGTTCAAATCCATGACCGGCGTCGATATCGTTCATGTGCCCTACAAGGGCAGTGCCCCGGCGCTGACCGACCTGATCGCCGGCCGGGTCCACCTGACCATCGACAACCTGCCGGCCTCGCAGCCCTTCGCCGAAGCCGGCTCGATCCGTGCGATCGCCGTCTCCACCGCCACGCGCTGGCCGCTGCTGCCGGAGATCCCGACCATCGCCGAGGCCGGCGTGCCCGGTTACGAAGCCGCCTCGTGGTTCACGGTCGCCGCGCCGGCGAAGACGCCGAAGGAGATCATCGTCAAGCTGAATGCCAGCATCGACAAGTACATCAAGACCGCGGATGGCATCGCGCGCATGCGCAAGCTCGGCGCCGAGCCGGCCGGCGGTTCGCCGGAAGACATGCAGGCCTATGTGCTGTCGGAAACCGAGAAGTGGGGCAAGGTCGCAAAGTTCGCAGGCATCAAGCCGGAGTAA
- a CDS encoding DUF1850 domain-containing protein — MSLCLISAGVTKTLAVAAFTLVWTHSIEKVDWQEDWAITPAGLELVQARVKGSGAGMEPPPEARLVNGWFQWRPQRAPMPELALGNSGAAGEWRLCNDGRCRTLSEILDHPVGANVTIMRACDNK; from the coding sequence TTGAGCCTCTGCCTGATTTCCGCCGGCGTCACCAAGACGCTGGCCGTGGCGGCGTTCACGCTGGTGTGGACCCATTCGATCGAGAAGGTCGACTGGCAGGAAGACTGGGCGATCACCCCGGCCGGCCTTGAACTGGTGCAGGCCCGCGTCAAGGGCTCCGGCGCCGGCATGGAGCCGCCGCCCGAGGCACGATTGGTCAATGGCTGGTTTCAATGGCGACCGCAGCGCGCGCCGATGCCTGAATTGGCGCTCGGCAATTCGGGAGCGGCGGGCGAATGGCGGCTGTGCAACGATGGCCGCTGCCGGACGCTGTCGGAAATTCTCGACCATCCCGTCGGCGCGAATGTTACCATCATGCGCGCCTGCGATAACAAATAA
- a CDS encoding TAXI family TRAP transporter solute-binding subunit: MKSKMTAVALAAATLLSAPAAHAQQFINVLTGGTSGVYYPLGVAIGKIYSDKIPNVKTQVQATKASVENLILLQQGRGEIAFALGDSLKAAWDGDEEAGFKAKLDKLRVIGAIYPNYIQIVATAESGIKTLADLKGKSLSVGAPKSGTELNSRAILAAAGLSYKDLGKIEYLPFAESVDLMKNRQLAATLQSAGLGVASLKDLSTSTDITVVSVPKETVDKIGPPFVSVVIPAKTYNGQDKDVPTAAVVNYLVTSSAVSDDLAYQMTKLVYESLPELANSHAAGKEIKLETAAAGSPVPLHPGAIRFYKEKGLIK, translated from the coding sequence ATGAAATCGAAAATGACCGCGGTCGCACTCGCCGCCGCCACGCTGCTGTCTGCGCCGGCCGCACATGCCCAGCAATTCATCAACGTTCTGACCGGCGGCACCTCCGGCGTGTACTATCCGCTCGGCGTCGCCATCGGAAAGATCTACAGCGACAAGATTCCGAACGTGAAGACCCAAGTCCAGGCCACCAAGGCCTCGGTGGAGAACCTGATCCTACTGCAGCAGGGGCGCGGCGAGATCGCGTTCGCCCTCGGCGATTCCCTGAAGGCCGCCTGGGACGGCGACGAGGAAGCCGGCTTCAAGGCCAAGCTCGACAAGCTCAGGGTGATCGGTGCGATCTATCCGAACTACATCCAGATCGTCGCCACTGCCGAAAGCGGCATCAAGACGCTGGCCGACCTCAAGGGCAAGAGCCTGTCGGTGGGCGCGCCGAAGTCCGGCACCGAGCTGAATTCGCGCGCGATCCTGGCGGCAGCGGGGCTCAGCTACAAGGATCTCGGCAAGATCGAATACCTTCCCTTCGCCGAATCCGTCGATCTGATGAAGAACCGCCAGCTTGCCGCGACGCTGCAGTCGGCCGGCCTCGGCGTCGCGTCGCTGAAGGATCTCAGCACCTCCACCGACATCACCGTGGTCTCGGTTCCCAAGGAGACCGTGGACAAGATCGGCCCGCCCTTCGTGTCGGTGGTCATTCCAGCCAAGACCTATAACGGCCAGGACAAGGACGTTCCGACCGCCGCCGTGGTCAACTATCTGGTGACGAGTTCCGCGGTGTCCGACGATCTGGCCTATCAGATGACCAAGCTGGTCTATGAATCGCTGCCCGAACTGGCCAATTCCCATGCCGCCGGCAAGGAGATCAAGCTGGAGACCGCTGCGGCCGGCAGCCCGGTGCCGTTGCATCCCGGCGCGATCCGCTTTTACAAGGAAAAGGGCCTGATCAAGTAA
- a CDS encoding MFS transporter translates to MAGADADRVKRPLDALNFFLADVRDGLGPYLAIYLLTVQKWDEASIGVVMSVAALAGIIAQTPAGALIDKTTAKRAVVIIAAMIVTLSSIILPLYPGFLFVAATQSLTGVAAAVFAPALAAITLGIVGPKAFARRIGRNEAFNHAGNAVAATLAGSFAWFFGPIVVFWLMAAMAVASILATLAVPGDAIDDHVARGLDDSTARGAGHGDQPSGFQVLITCRPLLVFAAATVLFHFSNAAMLPLVGQKLALVNKELGTTLMSVCIVAAQLVMVPVAIVVGRTADIWGRKPIFAAALAVLVLRGALYPLSDNPYWLVGVQLLDGVGAGIFGALFPLVVADLTHGTGHFNVSQGAIATAAGLGGALSTAAAGLIVVKAGYSAAFLSLAGVAAVGLGLFLALMPETRPE, encoded by the coding sequence TTGGCAGGCGCGGATGCAGACAGGGTAAAGCGTCCGCTCGATGCGCTGAATTTCTTTCTCGCCGATGTGCGGGACGGGCTCGGGCCGTATCTGGCGATCTATCTGCTGACCGTCCAGAAGTGGGACGAGGCGTCGATCGGCGTGGTGATGTCGGTTGCTGCCTTGGCGGGGATCATCGCCCAGACGCCGGCCGGCGCGCTGATCGACAAGACCACGGCCAAGCGCGCGGTGGTCATCATCGCAGCCATGATCGTCACCCTCAGCTCGATCATATTGCCGCTCTATCCCGGCTTCCTGTTTGTCGCAGCGACCCAGTCGCTGACCGGAGTCGCCGCCGCGGTGTTCGCGCCGGCGCTTGCCGCCATCACCCTCGGCATCGTCGGCCCCAAGGCGTTCGCGCGGCGGATCGGCCGCAACGAGGCCTTCAACCATGCCGGCAACGCCGTTGCGGCGACGCTGGCCGGCAGCTTTGCCTGGTTCTTCGGGCCCATCGTGGTGTTCTGGCTGATGGCGGCGATGGCGGTTGCGAGCATTCTCGCAACGCTGGCGGTGCCCGGCGACGCCATCGACGACCATGTGGCGCGCGGCCTCGACGACAGCACCGCGCGCGGCGCCGGCCACGGCGACCAGCCGTCGGGCTTCCAGGTGCTGATCACCTGCCGGCCGCTGCTGGTGTTCGCCGCGGCCACCGTGCTGTTTCACTTTTCCAACGCCGCCATGTTGCCGCTGGTCGGACAGAAGCTGGCGCTGGTAAATAAGGAGCTCGGCACCACGCTGATGTCGGTGTGCATCGTCGCGGCGCAGCTGGTCATGGTGCCGGTGGCCATCGTCGTCGGCCGCACCGCCGATATCTGGGGCCGCAAGCCGATCTTTGCCGCCGCGCTGGCCGTGCTGGTGCTGCGCGGCGCCCTCTATCCGCTGTCGGACAATCCGTACTGGCTGGTCGGCGTCCAGTTGCTGGACGGCGTCGGCGCCGGCATTTTCGGCGCGCTGTTTCCGCTGGTTGTCGCAGACCTCACCCACGGCACTGGCCACTTCAACGTCAGCCAGGGCGCCATCGCCACGGCGGCGGGTCTCGGCGGTGCGCTCAGCACCGCGGCGGCCGGACTGATCGTCGTCAAGGCGGGCTATAGCGCTGCGTTCCTGTCGCTCGCGGGCGTCGCGGCCGTCGGGCTTGGTCTATTTCTCGCGCTGATGCCGGAAACCCGGCCGGAGTGA
- a CDS encoding SDR family NAD(P)-dependent oxidoreductase: MQRLKGKIALVVGAGSIGPGWGNGKATAVTFAREGAHVFCVDRNGRAAQETVDIITSEAGHATAYTADVSSADQVAAMVAACLKTYGRIDVLDNNVGIAEVGNVVDVTEAEWDRVFAVNLKSCFLAMKHVIPVMEKQGGGSIINISSVASIRQLGISYVTYAASKAAMNQMTRVTAVEFAPKHVRVNCVLPGLMKTPMVEHSAGLAASYAAGDVAAMWRARDAMVPMGHMGEAWDVANAALFLASDESRYVTGIELVVDGGLTLKVG; this comes from the coding sequence ATGCAACGCCTCAAGGGAAAAATCGCACTCGTGGTCGGCGCCGGCTCGATCGGGCCGGGCTGGGGCAACGGCAAGGCCACCGCCGTCACCTTCGCCCGCGAGGGCGCCCACGTGTTCTGTGTCGACCGCAACGGCCGTGCCGCGCAGGAAACCGTCGATATCATCACGTCGGAGGCGGGCCACGCCACCGCCTATACCGCCGATGTGTCCAGCGCCGATCAGGTCGCGGCCATGGTGGCGGCCTGCCTCAAGACCTATGGCCGCATTGACGTGCTCGACAACAATGTCGGGATTGCCGAGGTCGGCAACGTGGTCGATGTCACCGAGGCGGAATGGGATCGCGTCTTCGCGGTCAACCTGAAGAGCTGCTTCCTCGCCATGAAGCACGTCATTCCGGTGATGGAAAAGCAGGGCGGTGGCTCCATCATCAACATCTCGTCGGTCGCCTCGATCCGCCAGCTCGGCATTTCCTATGTCACCTACGCCGCGAGCAAGGCGGCGATGAACCAGATGACCCGCGTCACCGCCGTGGAATTCGCGCCGAAACATGTCCGCGTGAACTGCGTGCTGCCCGGCCTGATGAAGACGCCCATGGTCGAGCATTCCGCGGGCCTCGCTGCGAGTTACGCCGCCGGCGACGTCGCCGCCATGTGGCGCGCGCGCGACGCCATGGTGCCCATGGGCCATATGGGCGAGGCGTGGGACGTCGCCAACGCCGCGCTGTTTCTGGCCTCCGACGAATCGCGCTATGTCACCGGCATCGAGTTGGTGGTCGACGGCGGGCTGACGCTGAAGGTCGGCTGA
- a CDS encoding TRAP transporter permease → MLQAEGAEPVKVEFDNFEHGFPEGFGPGGWGKLAYAIGIAFATFQLVIAAWNVLPSQVVRGVHVGFLILMTFGLIGNFTAKNNTGRAIGWFIGGLGFICGLYQWIFYADLIARDGDPTRLDLAVGTLLAVLIFEGTRRLMGLALPLMCGACLLYWFFGQYLPAPLNHRGYDFDQVITHLSFGTEGFYGVPIYVSATYIFLFILFGSFLERAGMIQLFTDVSLGLFGGTRGGPAKVAVFASGMMGTISGSGVANVVTVGQFTIPLMIKFGYRRAFAAGVEATASMGGQIMPPVMGAVAFIMAETLGVEYSAIVKAAVIPAILYFASAFWMVHLEAGKHGLVGMKKSEIPNAWKALVARWYLVLPLAALVYMLFEGFTPLYAGTMGLSLTVGLILGASIVLGFSNQALRFIFWIGLALIVGVTFRDGIDIRLVAAIVFALVLISALTRGGRATLAACRDSLADSAKSALTVGMACAIVGTIIGMMTQTGVGTIFGGWVIGLGEKSLFLALVMTMLLSILLGTGIPTIPTYIITAALAAPALAKLGVPLIVSHMFAFYYGIMADLSPPVALAALAAAPIARENPDKIGWEAMRIALAGYVIPFIAVYSPALMLQPGDPMALELGFYGAVVYATFKALVAIALFGMAAIGFLFTRMNFGERLVSFVAALCLLGEFVYSDWIGYIMTIGIVIWQWRQRPTHKVAAA, encoded by the coding sequence ATGCTGCAGGCTGAGGGCGCGGAGCCCGTCAAGGTTGAGTTCGACAATTTCGAGCACGGTTTCCCCGAAGGCTTCGGTCCGGGCGGCTGGGGCAAGCTGGCCTATGCGATCGGCATCGCCTTCGCGACCTTCCAGCTGGTGATCGCGGCGTGGAACGTGCTGCCGAGCCAGGTGGTGCGCGGCGTCCATGTCGGCTTCCTGATCCTGATGACCTTCGGTCTGATCGGCAACTTCACCGCGAAGAACAACACCGGCCGCGCCATCGGCTGGTTCATCGGCGGTCTTGGCTTCATCTGCGGCCTGTACCAGTGGATCTTCTATGCTGACCTGATCGCCCGGGACGGCGATCCGACCCGGCTCGATCTCGCGGTGGGTACGCTGCTGGCGGTGCTGATCTTCGAAGGCACCCGCCGGCTGATGGGCCTGGCGCTGCCGCTGATGTGCGGGGCTTGCCTGCTGTACTGGTTCTTCGGCCAGTACCTGCCGGCGCCGCTGAATCATCGCGGCTATGATTTCGACCAGGTCATCACTCACCTGTCGTTCGGCACCGAAGGCTTCTACGGCGTGCCGATCTATGTGTCGGCCACCTATATCTTCCTGTTCATCCTGTTCGGCTCGTTCCTGGAACGCGCCGGCATGATCCAGCTGTTCACCGACGTGTCGCTCGGCCTGTTCGGCGGCACCCGCGGCGGACCGGCCAAGGTGGCGGTGTTCGCTTCCGGCATGATGGGCACCATCTCCGGTTCCGGCGTCGCCAACGTCGTCACCGTCGGCCAGTTCACGATTCCTCTGATGATCAAGTTCGGCTACCGCCGGGCGTTTGCCGCCGGCGTCGAGGCCACCGCCTCGATGGGCGGCCAGATCATGCCGCCGGTGATGGGCGCGGTTGCCTTCATCATGGCGGAGACGCTGGGTGTCGAATATTCCGCCATCGTCAAGGCGGCGGTCATTCCGGCGATCCTGTATTTCGCTTCGGCGTTCTGGATGGTGCATCTCGAAGCCGGCAAGCACGGCCTCGTCGGCATGAAGAAGTCCGAAATTCCGAATGCCTGGAAGGCGCTGGTCGCGCGCTGGTACCTGGTCCTGCCGCTGGCGGCATTGGTCTACATGCTGTTCGAGGGCTTTACGCCGCTCTATGCCGGCACCATGGGTCTGTCGCTCACCGTCGGCTTGATCCTCGGCGCCAGCATCGTGCTCGGCTTCTCCAACCAGGCGCTGCGCTTCATCTTCTGGATCGGCCTGGCGCTGATCGTCGGCGTCACGTTCCGCGACGGCATCGACATCCGCCTGGTGGCGGCGATCGTGTTCGCGCTGGTGCTGATCAGCGCGCTCACCCGCGGCGGCCGCGCCACGCTCGCGGCCTGCCGCGACTCGCTGGCCGACAGCGCCAAGTCGGCGCTCACCGTCGGCATGGCCTGCGCCATCGTCGGCACCATCATCGGCATGATGACCCAGACCGGCGTCGGCACCATCTTCGGCGGCTGGGTGATCGGGCTCGGCGAGAAGAGCCTGTTCCTGGCGCTGGTGATGACCATGCTGCTGTCGATCCTGCTCGGCACCGGCATTCCCACCATCCCGACCTACATCATCACCGCCGCGCTGGCCGCGCCGGCGCTGGCCAAGCTCGGCGTGCCGCTGATCGTCAGCCACATGTTCGCGTTCTACTACGGCATCATGGCCGACCTTTCGCCGCCGGTGGCATTGGCGGCACTCGCCGCGGCGCCGATTGCGCGGGAGAATCCCGACAAGATCGGCTGGGAGGCGATGCGCATCGCCCTGGCGGGCTATGTGATCCCGTTCATCGCGGTGTATTCGCCGGCGCTGATGCTGCAGCCCGGCGATCCGATGGCGCTCGAACTCGGCTTCTATGGCGCGGTGGTCTACGCCACCTTCAAGGCGCTGGTGGCGATTGCGCTGTTCGGCATGGCGGCGATCGGCTTCCTGTTCACGCGCATGAATTTCGGCGAGCGGCTGGTGTCGTTCGTCGCCGCGCTCTGCCTGCTCGGCGAGTTTGTCTACAGCGACTGGATCGGCTACATCATGACCATCGGCATCGTGATCTGGCAGTGGCGGCAGCGTCCCACGCATAAAGTGGCCGCGGCTTGA
- a CDS encoding TAXI family TRAP transporter solute-binding subunit, whose amino-acid sequence MLSRFRKTTVALAVTLTAGLAFAGGVYAQQKTIAIGTGGTGGVYYPLGGAIANVLSKALPNTQATAEVTGGSVDNLKLIASGQSELGFSMADAALDAYNGQDKFKSGKVPLQSLLVVYPNRMHVVTVEGTGIEKMADLKGKRVSTGSPGSATEVMAFRVLEAAGIDKDKDVKRERLGVAESVNAIKDRKIDAFLWVGGIPTAAVTDLAASPA is encoded by the coding sequence ATGCTCAGCAGATTCAGGAAGACGACCGTTGCGCTGGCCGTCACATTGACGGCGGGATTGGCGTTTGCGGGTGGCGTCTACGCCCAGCAGAAGACCATCGCGATCGGCACCGGCGGCACCGGCGGCGTGTATTATCCGCTCGGCGGCGCCATCGCCAATGTGCTGTCGAAGGCATTGCCGAACACCCAGGCCACCGCGGAAGTCACCGGCGGCTCGGTCGATAACCTCAAGCTGATCGCCTCGGGCCAGAGCGAACTCGGCTTCAGCATGGCTGATGCAGCGCTCGATGCCTATAACGGCCAGGACAAGTTCAAGAGCGGCAAGGTGCCGCTGCAGAGCCTGCTGGTGGTCTATCCCAACCGTATGCATGTGGTGACCGTCGAGGGCACCGGCATCGAGAAGATGGCCGACCTCAAGGGCAAGCGCGTCTCGACGGGCTCGCCCGGTAGCGCCACCGAGGTGATGGCGTTTCGCGTGCTGGAAGCCGCCGGTATCGACAAGGACAAGGACGTCAAGCGCGAGCGACTTGGCGTCGCCGAATCCGTGAACGCGATCAAGGATCGCAAGATCGACGCCTTCTTGTGGGTCGGTGGCATTCCGACCGCGGCGGTGACCGATCTGGCGGCTTCCCCGGCATGA
- a CDS encoding TAXI family TRAP transporter solute-binding subunit: MKMKLIDHSDTVEKMNAKYGKLYSASTIKAGAYPGTDKDNAIAEVWNIIVTGDKMSNDDAYNIVKTLVEKKADIVAVHKEAESFSLDNQIQERSPIPFHPGALKYFKEKGIGG; encoded by the coding sequence ATGAAGATGAAGCTGATCGACCACAGCGACACGGTCGAGAAAATGAACGCCAAATACGGCAAGCTCTACAGCGCGAGCACCATCAAGGCCGGCGCCTATCCCGGCACCGACAAGGACAACGCCATTGCCGAGGTCTGGAACATCATCGTCACCGGCGACAAGATGAGCAATGACGACGCCTATAACATCGTCAAGACGCTGGTGGAGAAGAAGGCTGACATTGTCGCCGTGCACAAGGAGGCCGAGAGCTTCTCGCTCGACAACCAGATCCAGGAGCGCTCCCCGATCCCGTTCCACCCGGGCGCCTTAAAGTATTTCAAGGAGAAGGGCATCGGCGGGTAA
- a CDS encoding EAL domain-containing response regulator — protein sequence MHQLTEDELRRAAFGHRKVTPRVCVADSKAHIRTFLAEALDELGFVTSDCARADDLHAILETELPDLIVIGLSVKGIEAGRILEILAAAKFDGKVLAIGPRESVMLVAVQKLAEDYGIAMLPPLSTPFSAGTLRDAVALLLPTEPAPRPAVDVAEALKAGWLELWYQQKINTRTLAPCGAEAMVRMRHPNWGVVPPDYFLPDDKDPHFRALSQFVIFRAMEDWRTLLDHQGPVDLSINLPVAFLRDPRAVRDLCRWMPTDPAFSGLLLEIKSAEVLDNLDLVIDVARQVRPHNIAISIDGIGADWPALLYMETFPFVELKVDRTFVTGFADDRLKRTVCSRIIELANGYGARTVATGVETRADYLTAHELGFGLVQGYLFGKPMGVRKFSRAAMARPLLASG from the coding sequence ATGCATCAACTGACAGAAGACGAACTGAGACGAGCGGCGTTCGGACATCGCAAGGTGACGCCGCGTGTCTGCGTGGCCGACAGCAAGGCCCATATCCGGACGTTTCTCGCCGAAGCGTTGGACGAACTCGGCTTTGTCACCAGCGACTGCGCACGCGCCGACGATTTGCACGCAATTCTCGAGACAGAGCTGCCCGATCTCATCGTCATCGGTCTCTCTGTGAAGGGTATCGAGGCCGGCAGAATCCTTGAAATCCTCGCTGCCGCAAAGTTCGACGGCAAGGTCCTGGCGATCGGCCCGCGCGAGTCGGTCATGCTCGTGGCGGTGCAGAAGCTCGCGGAGGACTACGGCATCGCCATGCTGCCGCCGCTGTCGACGCCGTTCAGCGCCGGCACGCTGCGCGACGCCGTGGCGCTGCTTCTGCCGACCGAGCCGGCGCCGCGCCCGGCAGTGGACGTGGCCGAGGCACTGAAGGCCGGCTGGCTCGAATTGTGGTACCAGCAGAAGATCAACACCCGCACGCTGGCGCCGTGCGGCGCCGAGGCGATGGTTCGGATGCGGCATCCGAACTGGGGCGTGGTCCCGCCGGATTACTTCCTGCCGGACGACAAGGATCCGCATTTCCGCGCGCTGTCGCAGTTCGTAATCTTTCGCGCCATGGAAGACTGGCGCACCCTGCTGGACCACCAGGGCCCCGTCGACCTCTCCATCAACCTGCCGGTCGCCTTTCTCAGGGATCCCCGGGCGGTGCGCGACTTGTGCCGCTGGATGCCGACCGATCCGGCGTTCAGCGGCCTGCTGCTCGAGATCAAGAGCGCCGAAGTGCTGGACAACCTCGATCTGGTCATCGACGTCGCCAGGCAGGTTCGGCCGCATAACATCGCGATCTCCATCGACGGCATCGGCGCGGACTGGCCGGCTCTGCTGTATATGGAGACGTTTCCCTTCGTGGAACTGAAGGTGGACCGCACATTCGTCACCGGTTTCGCCGACGACCGGCTGAAGCGGACGGTGTGCAGCCGAATCATCGAACTGGCCAACGGCTATGGCGCCCGCACCGTGGCCACCGGCGTCGAAACCCGCGCCGACTACCTGACCGCCCATGAGTTGGGATTCGGCCTGGTGCAGGGCTATCTGTTCGGAAAGCCGATGGGGGTCAGGAAATTCAGCCGCGCCGCCATGGCCCGTCCGCTGCTGGCGTCGGGCTGA
- a CDS encoding TRAP transporter permease, with amino-acid sequence MAADKPRDVEETVVVSNEALLKAEAYIEADEGATNRLMGWAGWISTAIAVVMSLFHLYAAYAIVPTQELRYTHVAFTLVLSFLLFPLATRFRNRVRWWDVVPGIVAVGTIVYALWGGDDFTDRATLPDHWDVIVGVVFIALLLEATRRTTGLIMPVVSLFFIAYAMLGPHLPAPWTHRGYDLPRLVGHLFITLEGIFGVAVDVSATLIILFTIYGAFLAMSGAGKFFIDFSLALMGGKPNAAGRTVVLSSFLLGGPSGSGVATTVMIGTVAYPMLAKAGFEKNAAGGLLAAGGLGAILSPPVLGAAAFLIAEFLKISYLDVIWMATIPTCLYYLSLLIMVELDAKRFGAHDVNFKPEMTIGQMTKRYGFHFISLIAVVIFMLIGYSPSLSVFYATAVTFALSFLRKETALVPRKLVKALADGSIGALNAATTCACAGIVVGVVTLTGLGLKFSSIVIAYAGGSLLLTAIYTALIVWIIGLAVPVTASYIICAVIAAPALIKLGVPDYAAHMFIFYYAVLSEVSPPTALSPFAAAAITGGDPYRTTLQSWKYTLPAFLVPFVFVLDPQGVGLLLAIPKGGSWIDVVEITIKTTFGLLALAAVAQNWALRQTTPLERGLLLLSGLLLVFPSLIEAILESLTGRDISYTFVPGLVIGLGVLLWQYRTPAPSRPAVTI; translated from the coding sequence ATGGCTGCAGACAAACCGCGCGATGTCGAAGAGACGGTGGTCGTTTCCAACGAAGCACTGCTCAAGGCGGAGGCCTATATCGAGGCGGACGAAGGCGCCACCAACCGGCTGATGGGATGGGCCGGGTGGATTTCCACCGCCATCGCCGTGGTCATGAGCCTGTTTCATCTCTACGCGGCCTACGCCATCGTGCCGACCCAGGAGCTGCGCTACACCCACGTCGCCTTCACGCTGGTGCTGAGCTTCCTGCTCTTCCCGCTGGCGACGCGGTTTCGCAACCGGGTGCGCTGGTGGGACGTGGTGCCGGGCATCGTCGCGGTCGGCACCATCGTCTATGCGCTGTGGGGCGGCGATGATTTCACCGACCGCGCGACACTGCCGGACCACTGGGACGTCATCGTCGGCGTGGTGTTCATCGCGCTGCTGCTGGAGGCGACGCGGCGCACCACCGGGCTGATCATGCCGGTCGTGTCGCTGTTCTTCATCGCCTATGCGATGCTCGGGCCGCATCTGCCGGCGCCGTGGACCCATCGCGGCTACGACCTGCCGCGCCTGGTCGGCCATCTCTTCATCACGCTGGAAGGCATTTTCGGCGTCGCGGTCGACGTCTCCGCCACGCTGATCATCCTGTTCACCATCTATGGCGCGTTCCTGGCGATGTCCGGCGCCGGAAAATTCTTCATCGACTTTTCGCTGGCGCTGATGGGCGGCAAACCCAACGCCGCCGGCCGCACCGTGGTGCTGTCGTCGTTCCTGCTCGGCGGCCCGTCCGGCTCCGGCGTCGCCACCACGGTGATGATCGGCACCGTCGCCTATCCGATGCTCGCCAAGGCCGGCTTCGAGAAGAACGCCGCCGGCGGCCTGCTGGCAGCGGGAGGCCTCGGCGCGATCCTGTCCCCGCCGGTGCTCGGCGCCGCGGCGTTCCTGATCGCCGAGTTTCTCAAGATCAGCTATCTCGACGTGATCTGGATGGCGACCATCCCGACCTGCCTCTACTACCTGTCGCTGCTGATCATGGTGGAGCTCGACGCCAAGCGCTTTGGCGCCCACGACGTCAACTTCAAGCCGGAGATGACCATCGGCCAGATGACGAAGCGTTACGGCTTCCACTTCATCTCGCTGATCGCCGTGGTCATCTTCATGCTGATCGGCTACTCGCCGTCGCTGTCGGTGTTCTATGCCACCGCCGTCACCTTCGCGCTCAGCTTCCTGCGCAAGGAAACCGCACTGGTGCCGAGGAAACTGGTCAAGGCGCTGGCCGACGGCTCGATCGGCGCGCTCAATGCCGCCACCACCTGCGCCTGCGCCGGCATCGTCGTGGGGGTCGTGACTCTCACGGGCCTCGGGCTGAAGTTCTCGTCGATCGTGATCGCCTATGCCGGCGGCAGCCTGCTGCTGACGGCGATCTATACCGCGCTGATCGTCTGGATTATCGGTCTCGCCGTGCCGGTCACGGCGTCCTACATCATCTGCGCGGTGATCGCGGCCCCCGCTCTGATCAAGCTCGGCGTGCCCGACTACGCCGCGCACATGTTCATCTTCTATTATGCGGTGCTGTCGGAAGTCTCGCCGCCCACCGCGCTGTCACCCTTCGCGGCCGCCGCGATCACCGGCGGCGATCCCTACCGCACCACGCTGCAATCGTGGAAATACACCCTGCCCGCGTTCCTGGTGCCGTTCGTGTTCGTGCTCGACCCGCAGGGCGTCGGGCTGCTGCTGGCGATCCCCAAGGGCGGCTCATGGATCGACGTCGTCGAGATCACCATCAAGACCACCTTCGGCCTGCTGGCGCTCGCCGCCGTCGCGCAGAATTGGGCCCTGCGACAAACCACCCCGCTCGAACGCGGCCTGCTTCTGCTATCGGGATTGCTGCTGGTGTTTCCCAGCCTGATCGAGGCGATCCTGGAATCGCTGACCGGGCGCGACATCAGCTATACTTTTGTCCCGGGTCTCGTCATCGGCCTGGGCGTGCTACTGTGGCAATACAGAACGCCGGCGCCTTCACGACCGGCCGTCACGATATGA